Proteins encoded in a region of the Canis lupus familiaris isolate Mischka breed German Shepherd chromosome 1, alternate assembly UU_Cfam_GSD_1.0, whole genome shotgun sequence genome:
- the LSR gene encoding lipolysis-stimulated lipoprotein receptor isoform X1 has translation MAPVARGLPGGVGPRPASRGWGAVVFGCLFLSTLCAAPASAIQVTVSDPYHVVILFQPVTLPCTYQLTTTPTAPIVIWKYKSFCRDRIADAFSPASADNQLNAQLAAGNPGYNPYVECQDSMRTVRVVATKQGNAVTLGDYYQGRRITITGNADLTFDQTGWGDSGVYYCSVVSAQDLQGNNEAYAELIVLGRTSGVAELLPGFQAGPMEDWLFVVVVCLAVFLVFLLLGICWCQCCPHTCCCYVRCPCCPEKCCCPEALYAAGKAATSGVPSIYAPSTYAHLSPAKTPPPPAMIPMGPLYNGYPGDFDRNSSVGGHSSQVPLLRDTDSSVTSEVRSGYRIQASQQDDSMRVLYYMEKELANFDPSRPGAPNGRVERAMSEVTSLHEDDWRSRPSRGPALTPIRDEEWDRHSPRSPRRWEQEPPTERPGSGWGAARPRARSVDALDDLTRPSSAESGRRSPPSRRRRGQAYGRPRSRSRDDLYDQDGPREFPHPRDPHYDDFRPRDRPHADPRSRNHRSRDSREDGSRSGDPQYDGRLLEEALRKKGPAERRRAYREEEEEEAYYPPAPPPYSETDSQASRERRLKKNLALSRESLIV, from the exons ATGGCGCCAGTGGCCCGCGGGCTCCCCGGGGGGGTGGGCCCCCGGCCGGCCTCTCGGGGCTGGGGCGCGGTCGTCTTCGGGTGCCTCTTTCTCAGCACCTTGTGCGCAG CCCCTGCCAGTGCCATCCAGGTGACTGTATCAGATCCCTACCACGTGGTGATCCTATTCCAGCCGGTGACCCTGCCCTGCACTTACCAATTGACCACAACCCCTACGGCACCCATCGTGATCTGGAAGTACAAGTCTTTCTGCCGCGACCGTATCGCCGATGCCTTCTCCCCAGCCAGTGCTGACAACCAACTGAATGCCCAGCTGGCAGCCGGTAACCCCGGCTACAACCCGTATGTGGAGTGCCAGGACAGCATGCGCACGGTCCGGGTCGTGGCCACCAAGCAGGGCAATGCTGTGACCCTGGGAGACTACTACCAGGGCCGGAGGATCACCATCACAGGAA ATGCTGACCTGACCTTTGACCAGACCGGTTGGGGGGACAGTGGCGTGTATTACTGCTCCGTGGTCTCGGCCCAGGACCTCCAGGGGAACAACGAGGCCTATGCAGAGCTCATCGTCCTGG GCAGGACCTCGGGGGTGGCCGAGCTCTTACCTGGTTTTCAGGCGGGGCCCATGGAAG ACTGGCTATTTGTGGTCGTGGTCTGCCTGGCTGTCTTCCTCGTCTTCCTCCTCCTGGGCATCTGCTGGTGTCAATGCTGCCCTCACACCTGCTGCTGCTATGTCAGGTGCCCCTGCTGCCCGGAGAAGTGCTGCTGCCCCGAGGCCC TGTATGCAGCTGGCAAAGCTGCCACTTCAGGCGTCCCAAGCATATACGCCCCCAGCACCTACGCTCACCTCTCCCCTGCCAAgaccccacccccgccagccaTGATTCCCATGGGGCCTCTCTACAACGGGTACCCTGGAGACTTCGACAGGAATAGCTCAG TTGGCGGCCACAGCTCCCAGGTACCCCTGCTTCGTGACACAGACAGCAGCGTGACCTCTG AAGTCCGCAGTGGCTACAGGATTCAGGCCAGCCAGCAGGATGACTCCATGCGGGTCCTATACTACATGGAGAAAGAGCTGGCCAACTTTGATCCCTCCCGACCTGGCGCCCCCAATGGCCGTGTAGAGCGGG CTATGAGTGAAGTCACCTCCCTCCATGAGGACGACTGGAGATCCCGGCCGTCCCGAGGTCCTGCCCTTACCCCAATCCGGGATGAGGAATGGGATCGCCACTCCCCCCGGAGTCCCAGACGGTGGGAGCAAGAGCCCCCCACAGAGCGGCCAGGGAGTGGCTGGGGGGCCGCGAGGCCCCGGGCCCGATCTGTGGATGCGCTGGATGACCTCACCCGGCCGAGCTCTGCTGAATCAGGGAGGAGGTCTCCCCCAAGTCGGAGGAGGAGAGGTCAAGCCTACGGTCGTCCCAGAAGCCGAAGCCGAGATGACCTCTACGATCAAGATGGCCCAAGGGAGTTTCCACACCCCCGGGATCCCCACTACGATGACTTCAGGCCTAGAGACCGCCCTCATGCTGACCCTAGGTCCCGCAACCACCGCTCCCGGGACTCTCGGGAGGATGGCTCCAGGTCTGGGGACCCCCAGTATGATGGGCGGCTACTGGAAGAGGCTTTGAGGAAAAAGGGGccagcagagaggaggagagcttacagggaggaagaggaggaggaggcctactaccccccagcgccccccccTTACTCGGAGACGGACTCCCAGGCCTCGCGGGAGCGGAGGCTTAAGAAG AACTTGGCCCTGAGTCGGGAGAGTTTAATCGTCTGA
- the LSR gene encoding lipolysis-stimulated lipoprotein receptor isoform X2, translating to MAPVARGLPGGVGPRPASRGWGAVVFGCLFLSTLCAAPASAIQVTVSDPYHVVILFQPVTLPCTYQLTTTPTAPIVIWKYKSFCRDRIADAFSPASADNQLNAQLAAGNPGYNPYVECQDSMRTVRVVATKQGNAVTLGDYYQGRRITITGNADLTFDQTGWGDSGVYYCSVVSAQDLQGNNEAYAELIVLDWLFVVVVCLAVFLVFLLLGICWCQCCPHTCCCYVRCPCCPEKCCCPEALYAAGKAATSGVPSIYAPSTYAHLSPAKTPPPPAMIPMGPLYNGYPGDFDRNSSVGGHSSQVPLLRDTDSSVTSEVRSGYRIQASQQDDSMRVLYYMEKELANFDPSRPGAPNGRVERAMSEVTSLHEDDWRSRPSRGPALTPIRDEEWDRHSPRSPRRWEQEPPTERPGSGWGAARPRARSVDALDDLTRPSSAESGRRSPPSRRRRGQAYGRPRSRSRDDLYDQDGPREFPHPRDPHYDDFRPRDRPHADPRSRNHRSRDSREDGSRSGDPQYDGRLLEEALRKKGPAERRRAYREEEEEEAYYPPAPPPYSETDSQASRERRLKKNLALSRESLIV from the exons ATGGCGCCAGTGGCCCGCGGGCTCCCCGGGGGGGTGGGCCCCCGGCCGGCCTCTCGGGGCTGGGGCGCGGTCGTCTTCGGGTGCCTCTTTCTCAGCACCTTGTGCGCAG CCCCTGCCAGTGCCATCCAGGTGACTGTATCAGATCCCTACCACGTGGTGATCCTATTCCAGCCGGTGACCCTGCCCTGCACTTACCAATTGACCACAACCCCTACGGCACCCATCGTGATCTGGAAGTACAAGTCTTTCTGCCGCGACCGTATCGCCGATGCCTTCTCCCCAGCCAGTGCTGACAACCAACTGAATGCCCAGCTGGCAGCCGGTAACCCCGGCTACAACCCGTATGTGGAGTGCCAGGACAGCATGCGCACGGTCCGGGTCGTGGCCACCAAGCAGGGCAATGCTGTGACCCTGGGAGACTACTACCAGGGCCGGAGGATCACCATCACAGGAA ATGCTGACCTGACCTTTGACCAGACCGGTTGGGGGGACAGTGGCGTGTATTACTGCTCCGTGGTCTCGGCCCAGGACCTCCAGGGGAACAACGAGGCCTATGCAGAGCTCATCGTCCTGG ACTGGCTATTTGTGGTCGTGGTCTGCCTGGCTGTCTTCCTCGTCTTCCTCCTCCTGGGCATCTGCTGGTGTCAATGCTGCCCTCACACCTGCTGCTGCTATGTCAGGTGCCCCTGCTGCCCGGAGAAGTGCTGCTGCCCCGAGGCCC TGTATGCAGCTGGCAAAGCTGCCACTTCAGGCGTCCCAAGCATATACGCCCCCAGCACCTACGCTCACCTCTCCCCTGCCAAgaccccacccccgccagccaTGATTCCCATGGGGCCTCTCTACAACGGGTACCCTGGAGACTTCGACAGGAATAGCTCAG TTGGCGGCCACAGCTCCCAGGTACCCCTGCTTCGTGACACAGACAGCAGCGTGACCTCTG AAGTCCGCAGTGGCTACAGGATTCAGGCCAGCCAGCAGGATGACTCCATGCGGGTCCTATACTACATGGAGAAAGAGCTGGCCAACTTTGATCCCTCCCGACCTGGCGCCCCCAATGGCCGTGTAGAGCGGG CTATGAGTGAAGTCACCTCCCTCCATGAGGACGACTGGAGATCCCGGCCGTCCCGAGGTCCTGCCCTTACCCCAATCCGGGATGAGGAATGGGATCGCCACTCCCCCCGGAGTCCCAGACGGTGGGAGCAAGAGCCCCCCACAGAGCGGCCAGGGAGTGGCTGGGGGGCCGCGAGGCCCCGGGCCCGATCTGTGGATGCGCTGGATGACCTCACCCGGCCGAGCTCTGCTGAATCAGGGAGGAGGTCTCCCCCAAGTCGGAGGAGGAGAGGTCAAGCCTACGGTCGTCCCAGAAGCCGAAGCCGAGATGACCTCTACGATCAAGATGGCCCAAGGGAGTTTCCACACCCCCGGGATCCCCACTACGATGACTTCAGGCCTAGAGACCGCCCTCATGCTGACCCTAGGTCCCGCAACCACCGCTCCCGGGACTCTCGGGAGGATGGCTCCAGGTCTGGGGACCCCCAGTATGATGGGCGGCTACTGGAAGAGGCTTTGAGGAAAAAGGGGccagcagagaggaggagagcttacagggaggaagaggaggaggaggcctactaccccccagcgccccccccTTACTCGGAGACGGACTCCCAGGCCTCGCGGGAGCGGAGGCTTAAGAAG AACTTGGCCCTGAGTCGGGAGAGTTTAATCGTCTGA